From Anopheles darlingi chromosome 2, idAnoDarlMG_H_01, whole genome shotgun sequence, the proteins below share one genomic window:
- the LOC125951520 gene encoding uricase, with protein MMSRKLLDESNAYQQQLEGENAQFQISNYGYGKDSVKVMHVVRNGQVHSIKEFEVGTKLKLRSQKDYLEGDNSDIVATDSQKNTVYLLARKYGLQSPEEFGMLLCHHFLDKYSHVEEVSIHIEEYPWSRIGFGTGPYKDLHNHAFVFTPTALRYTDVTQKRSETKPTIISGLMNLRVLKTTQSAFVNFVDDEYRSLPDQHDRIFSTVVRSSWQYSTVTGVDFDFCWNKVMQCILNNFAGDAEKGIFSPSVQHTLYLAEKQVLESLPEISSIDMSMPNKHYFTFDFSKFPKVIKDPQLKEETVYVPVDKPAGIIYAQLDRKSDHAVKSKL; from the exons ATGATGTCCAGAAAGCTGCTCGACGAAAGCAAtgcctaccagcagcagctggaaggaGAGAACGCACAGTTTCAGATCAGCAACTATGGGTACGGTAAGGACAGCGTGAAGGTGATGCACGTCGTTCGGAATGGACAGGTCCATTCGATAAAGGAGTTCGAAGTGGGCACCAAGTTGAAGCTGCGGAGCCAAAAGGATTACCTCGAAG GCGACAACAGTGACATTGTGGCCACGGATTCGCAGAAGAACACCGTCTATTTGTTGGCGCGCAAGTACGGACTACAGTCGCCGGAGGAATTTGGTATGCTGCTGTGTCATCACTTTCTGGACAAATACTCACACGTGGAGGAGGTTTCGATACACATCGAGGAGTACCCGTGGTCACGGATCGGCTTCGGTACCGGTCCGTACAAAGATCTGCACAACCATGCATTCGTCTTCACACCGACTGCCCTCCGCTACACGGATGTGACTCAGAAGAGAAGTG AAACTAAACCAACGATCATTAGCGGCTTGATGAACCTGCGCGTTCTCAAGACGACCCAGTCGGCGTTCGTCAACTTCGTGGACGACGAGTACCGTTCACTGCCGGATCAGCATGATCGTATCTTCAGCACGGTTGTCCGCTCGTCCTGGCAATACTCGACCGTGACCGGCGTTGACTTTGACTTCTGCTGGAACAAGGTGATGCAGTGCATTCTGAACAATTTTGCGGGCGATGCGGAGAAGGGCATCTTTTCACCGAGCGTCCAGCATACATTGTATCTGGCGGAGAAGCAGGTGCTCGAATCGTTGCCCGAAATATCCTCGATCGACATGTCGATGCCCAACAAGCATTACTTCACGTTCGACTTTAGCAAGTTCCCCAAGGTCATCAAGGATCCGCAGCTGAAGGAGGAAACGGTGTACGTGCCGGTGGACAAACCGGCCGGTATCATCTACGCTCAGCTAGATCGGAAATCGGATCACGCTGTCAAAAGTAAACTATAG
- the LOC125952226 gene encoding uncharacterized protein LOC125952226, producing MDDTDVDDAFIGHEGRPLLDSLEMSSSLEQSTSKEIGDNTLLLQILGANRSPPRVLTMSEQDNDAQSVEMENHSRRDGRTVESIDLIREQLERIKEEEDIETKSNLLMKLLAELPEGPLPIVYVEDASGSGVEDVSEAEDVIGSDEYSDGGIVTHLFTPNGGKRSGRFHLRYPWKRQNARKRPYDDARFLCVPSRDDVFKLLISQHENRIGNHQQKTVSFCNRKRPAKAIFTNIRFLG from the exons ATGGATGATACCGATGTTGACGATG CTTTCATCGGCCACGAGGGACGACCGCTGTTGGACTCACTAGAAATGTCGTCTTCTCTGGAACAGTCAACATCCAAGGAAATCGGTGACAATACACTGCTGTTGCAGATACTGGGAGCTAACCGGAGCCCACCGAGAGTGTTGACGATGAGCGAACAGGACAATGACGCACAATCTGTGGAGATGGAGAACCATAGTAGACGGGACGGGCGTACGGTGGAGAGCATCGATTTGATTCGCGAGCAATTGGAACGTatcaaggaggaggaggacattGAAACCAAATCGAATCTGTTGATGAAGCTGTTGGCAGAGTTGCCGGAAGGACCGCTACCGATTGTGTACGTCGAGgatgcttccggttccggggtaGAAGATGTGAGCGAAGCCGAGGACGTCATTGGTAGCGATGAGTACAGCGACGGTGGTATCGTAACGCATCTGTTTACTCCTAACGGTGGTAAGCGATCTGGACGGTTCCATCTACGCTATCCGTGGAAGCGCCAGAACGCACGTAAACGGCC GTACGATGACGCTCGTTTTCTTTGCGTCCCCAGTCGCGATGACGTGTTTAAGCTGCTTATCAGTCAACACGAGAACCGAATCggcaaccaccagcagaagaCGGTTAGCTTCTGTAACCGAAAGCGCCCAGCAAAGGCCATATTCACTAACATTCGCTTCCTGGGTTAA
- the LOC125951587 gene encoding uncharacterized protein LOC125951587 translates to MASLIAISIMKFTVLTGLIQLLIASTMSVHLGNDDNGISNGIPSDTNSSPPFFEMINEYDRAGDGNSGDVVPVQYGALAQTSDRRSVVECGGVYKRLQSEIRSPGYPDGYQTLLHCEYTFKSPFVCSSQYHFQFLDFSLEPSRNCSKDRLVIGEEEVLCGTVIGSKLYDAPGGVLRMKFVTDGWRSERGFRILVTRQPCSDDNEAEETSTAYTVFSTIQFAEEGTESSAEETTTNVPTGYRKVVSSRQDIPPEFNPGGNGYLPPPTVQPIYPTPGYPNPTTPPQAYPCPAPCLYPSWGCSSPNYPYIPTLRPSVPCDPRYQTCPPQYPGYPSYPQQPSPSYPSYPQQPQPSYPSYPQQPSYPSYPQQPPFQPQFPGCIGNPCVPGSQYPVYPGQQPGTEGTNSIGGPPPGFEPVKSESEAEFPEPTTERAPREPEPQSQVSFVPGLGPSACCRNAFSQRRFYLSSANFPSQYTTNQDCVVQIQRHSPFVCRLVVHFKFFAFGNDQFPACPGGFVEIDGRRICGCRTGQTYRTLDFGPYPSKTIRIHSDAGRFPGVQGFLLDIYQEDCQQGGPLKRSDEDRLVQRDVPQVRERYNYEMGRVEGKVLHVPVQTVQTTNSTTTQQTTHQYYFYDMNDAQPVQKPTTGPVGAGTFLTPVYRRPGAGSEKFIQPGYTPQLLGGDGNRCVFTTADWFRLKLDWLWIFKPICMV, encoded by the coding sequence ATGGCAAGCCTAATCGCAATCTCAATTATGAAGTTCACGGTTTTAACGGGTCTGATACAATTGTTAATCGCGAGCACGATGAGTGTTCATCTGggcaatgatgataatggtatTAGCAACGGCATCCCTAGCGATACAAATAGTTCTCCACCATTCTTCGAGATGATCAACGAATACGATCGAGCCGGGGACGGCAACAGCGGGGATGTAGTGCCCGTACAGTATGGTGCCCTGGCCCAGACCAGCGATCGGCGTAGTGTCGTCGAGTGTGGTGGAGTGTACAAACGGTTGCAGAGTGAAATCCGTTCGCCAGGTTATCCGGATGGTTATCAGACACTTTTGCACTGCGAGTACACCTTCAAATCACCGTTCGTCTGCAGCAGCCAGTATCACTTCCAGTTTCTGGACTTTTCCCTCGAACCGTCCCGTAACTGCAGCAAGGATAGACTTGTCATCGGCGAGGAAGAAGTACTCTGCGGTACAGTCATCGGCTCGAAGCTGTACGATGCTCCCGGTGGTGTTTTGAGAATGAAGTTCGTCACGGATGGATGGCGTTCGGAGCGAGGATTCCGGATACTCGTCACTAGGCAACCGTGCAGTGACGACAACGAGGCTGAAGAGACATCCACGGCGTACACCGTTTTTAGTACGATTCAGTTTGCTGAGGAAGGAACGGAATCGAGCGCTGAAGAGACGACTACCAATGTGCCAACGGGGTACCGAAAAGTAGTAAGCAGTCGACAGGACATTCCTCCGGAGTTTAATCCCGGTGGTAATGGATAtctcccaccaccaacagtacAACCGATTTATCCAACACCGGGCTATCCCAATCCGACGACTCCTCCTCAAGCTTACCCGTGTCCCGCACCGTGTTTGTACCCTTCGTGGGGCTGTTCATCACCAAACTACCCCTACATTCCTACGCTACGTCCGAGTGTTCCTTGTGATCCAAGATATCAAACATGCCCACCGCAGTACCCAGGTTATCCGTCGTATCCTCAGCAGCCATCACCGAGCTACCCTTCGTAtccacagcaaccacagccaTCCTATCCTTCCTATCCTCAGCAACCCTCTTACCCTTCGTATCCTCAGCAACCTCCATTCCAGCCCCAGTTCCCGGGATGCATCGGGAATCCATGTGTTCCTGGATCGCAATATCCGGTCTACCCCGGACAGCAGCCGGGCACAGAAGGAACCAACTCAATCGGTGGACCACCGCCCGGTTTCGAACCAGTTAAATCAGAATCGGAGGCCGAGTTCCCGGAACCCACTACGGAGCGCGCGCCACGTGAGCCCGAACCACAAAGCcaggtttcgttcgttcccggaCTCGGTCCATCAGCTTGTTGCCGGAATGCGTTCAGTCAGCGTAGGTTCTATCTGTCCAGTGCCAATTTCCCCTCCCAGTATACGACCAACCAGGACTGTGTGGTGCAGATACAGCGCCATTCGCCGTTCGTCTGTCGATTGGTGGTTCACTTTAAGTTCTTCGCGTTCGGAAACGATCAGTTCCCGGCCTGTCCGGGTGGGTTCGTTGAGATCGATGGACGACGCATCTGTGGTTGCCGTACGGGACAAACCTATCGAACGTTAGACTTTGGTCCGTATCCTTCCAAAACGATTCGCATTCACTCCGATGCGGGACGGTTTCCGGGTGTTCAAGGGTTCCTGCTTGACATCTACCAGGAGGATTGCCAACAGGGTGGTCCGTTGAAACGTAGCGATGAGGATCGTTTGGTCCAACGGGATGTGCCGCAGGTACGGGAACGGTATAACTATGAGATGGGTCGTGTAGAAGGAAAAGTACTGCACGTTCCCGTCCAGACAGTACAGACAACCAACAGTACGACCACTCAGCAGACGACACATCAGTATTACTTCTACGATATGAATGATGCACAACCAGTACAGAAGCCAACGACTGGACCAGTGGGTGCCGGAACGTTCCTGACGCCAGTATACCGGCGACCTGGTGCCGGCTCGGAGAAGTTTATTCAACCTGGCTACACTCCACAGCTACTGGGTGGAGATGGCAATCGATGCGTGTTCACAACAGCTGATTGGTTCCGTCTCAAGCTTGACTGGCTATGGATCTTCAAACCTATTTGCATGGTTTAA